The Thunnus thynnus chromosome 2, fThuThy2.1, whole genome shotgun sequence genome includes a region encoding these proteins:
- the LOC137172514 gene encoding zinc-binding protein A33-like translates to MAEKAALLESFLSCHVCSETFRDPVSLTCNHSFCSSCLQKFWEQAKNKNCPICKRKSSKDYPSINLSLKDLADSFAKRQNNDSCETEKEKEKEEVICDKHPEVPYWFCEDEQRAVCPVCEFSLHQSHKVVPVEQAVTDLKDQLNSDLKSLQDKRNKYEDVEKTYNEMIEHSKNQLLSTEKQIRAEFNKLHQFLKEEEESRLAALREEEEQKGKTISREMKRIQEQISSLSDSISAVEEDLQKHNVSFLSSYKPTQTRARDQCSLSDPQLVSGALIDVAKHLGNLSFRVWEKMKEKVHFSPVILDPNTADPRLYQSDDLTSVRCGDTNQQLPDNPERCTEYSHVLGSEGFSSGKHSWEVEVGDHPDWIVGLAKESVDRKGKIFVSPEYGFWCLLQRSGEYTDGLGQTVSVKKSLQRIRVQLDYDRGEVSFYDPEDMTHICTYRDTFTEKLFPYFGIEEAGDAKTTDIKICQTEISL, encoded by the coding sequence ATGGCTGAGAAAGCTGCTCTTTTGGAAAGTTTCCTGAGTTGCCATGTGTGTTCAGAGACTTTCAGAGATCCTGTGTCTCTGACCTGCAACCACAGCTTCTGTTCAAGCTGTCTGCAAAAATTCTGGgaacaagctaaaaacaaaaactgtcccatttgtaaaagaaaatcctCAAAGGATTATCCATCCATCAACCTTTCTCTCAAAGACCTGGCTGACTCCTTTGCTAAGAGGCAGAATAATGATTCATGTGAGacggagaaagaaaaggagaaagaggaagtgataTGTGATAAACATCCAGAAGTCCCTTATTGGTTCTGTGAGGATGAACAGAGAGCTGTGTgtcctgtctgtgagttttcTCTCCACCAGAGTCACAAGGTGGTTCCTGTAGAACAAGCAGTCACTGACCTGAAGGACCAGCTGAACTCTGACTTAAAGTCTCTGCAGGACAAGAGGAACAAATACGAAGATGTGgagaaaacatacaatgaaaTGATTGAACACTCCAAGAACCAGCTGTTGtccacagagaagcagatcaGAGCAGAGTTCAACAAGCTCCACCAGttcctgaaagaggaagaggagtccaGACTGGCagctctgagggaggaagaggagcagaagggGAAGACtatcagcagagagatgaagaggattCAGGAGcagatctcctctctgtcagacagtatctctgctgttgaagaagacctgcagaaacacaacgTATCATTCCTCAGCAGTTATAAACCCACTCAGACCAGAGCCAGAGACCAGTGCTCACTGTCAGATCCACAGCTGGTCTCAGGAGCGCTGATAGAtgtggccaaacacctgggcaacctgtCCTTCAGAGTctgggagaagatgaaggagaaggtcCACTTCAGTCCTGTCATTCTGGACCCAAACACTGCAGACCCCCGTCTCTATCAGTCTGAtgatctgaccagtgtgagaTGTGGAGACACAAACCAGCAGCTCCCTGATAATCCAGAGAGATGCACTGAGTATTCCCATGTTCTGGGCTCTGAGGGCTTCAGCTCAGGGAAACACAgctgggaggtggaggtgggagacCATCCTGACTGGATTGTGGGTTTGGCTAAAGAGTCAGTTGACAGGAAGGGGAAAATATTTGTCTCACCAGAATATGGATTCTGGTGTTTGCTGCAACGCAGTGGAGAATACACTGACGGTCTTGGCCAGACTGTCAGTGTGAAGAAGAGTCTCCAGAGGATCAGAGTTCAGCTGGACTATGACAGGGGGGAGGTGTCCTTCTACGACCCTGAAGACATGACTCACATCTGCACTTACAGAGACactttcactgagaaactcttcCCTTATTTTGGTATTGAAGAGGCTGGTGATGCTAAAACCACTGATATCAAAATCTGTCAAACTGAGATTTCTCTGTGA
- the LOC137171760 gene encoding zinc-binding protein A33-like, which produces MFCEDEQRVVCPACDVSLHQSYKVVPVEQAVSDLKDQLKSDLKSLQDKRNKYKQVEKTYNEVIQHSKKQLLSTEKQIRAEFNKLPQFLKEEEESRLAALREEEEQKGKTISREMNRIQEQISSLSDSISAVEEDLQKHKVSFLSSYKPTQTRARAQCSLSDPQLVSGVLIDVAKHLGNLSFRVWEKMKEKVHFSPVILDPNTANPCLYLSDDLTSVRRGDTEQQLPDNPERHTEYTDVLGSEGFSSGKHSWEVEVGDHPAWNVGLAKESADKGEASVSPEYGIWCLSHRSGKYTDGAGETVRVKKSLQRIRVQLDYDRGEVSLYDPEDKTHICTHRDTFTEKLFPYFNLGKAGDAKTTDIKICQTEISL; this is translated from the coding sequence ATGTTCTGTGAGGATGAACAGAGAGTTGTGTGTCCTGCCTGTGACGTTTCTCTCCACCAGAGTTACAAGGTGGTTCCTGTAGAACAAGCAGTCAGTGACCTGAAGGACCAGCTGAAATCTGACTTAAAGTCTCTGCAGGACAAGaggaacaaatacaaacaagtggagaaaacatacaatgaaGTGATTCAACACTCCAAGAAGCAGCTGTTGtccacagagaagcagatcaGAGCAGAGTTCAACAAGCTCCCCCAGttcctgaaagaggaagaggagtccaGACTGGCagctctgagggaggaagaggagcagaagggGAAGACtatcagcagagagatgaaCAGGATTCAGGAGcagatctcctctctgtcagacagTATCTCTGCTGTCGAAGAagacctgcagaaacacaaggTGTCATTCCTCAGCAGTTATAAACCCACTCAGACCAGAGCCAGAGCCCAGTGCTCACTGTCAGATCCACAGCTGGTCTCAGGAGTGCTGATAGAtgtggccaaacacctgggcaacctgtCCTTCAGAGTctgggagaagatgaaggagaaggtcCACTTCAGTCCTGTCATTCTGGACCCAAACACTGCAAACCCctgtctctatctgtctgatgatctgaccagtgtgagacgtggagacacagagcagcagctccCTGATAATCCAGAGAGACACACTGAGTATACCGATGTTCTGGGCTCTGAGGGCTTCAGCTCAGGGAAACACAgctgggaggtggaggtgggagacCATCCTGCCTGGAATGTGGGTTTGGCTAAAGAGTCAGCTGACAAAGGAGAGGCAAGTGTTTCACCAGAATATGGAATCTGGTGTTTATCGCATCGCAGTGGAAAATACACTGATGGAGCTGGTGAGACTGTcagagtgaagaagagtctcCAGAGGATCAGAGTCCAGCTGGACTATGACAGGGGGGAGGTGTCCCTCTACGACCCTGAAGACAAGACTCACATCTGCACTCACAGAGACactttcactgagaaactcttcCCTTATTTTAACCTTGGAAAGGCTGGTGATGCTAAAACCACTGATATCAAAATCTGCCAAACTGAGATTTCTCTGTGA
- the LOC137168221 gene encoding nuclear factor 7, brain-like, producing MAEKIALVESFLSCHVCSETFRDPVSLTCNHSFCSSCLQKFWEQAKNKNCPICKRKSSKDYPSINLSLKDLADSFAKRQNNDSPETEKEKEKEEVVCDKHPEVPYWFCEDEQRAVCPVCEFSLHHGHKVVPVEQAVTDLKDQLKSDLKSLQDKRNKYEDVEKTYNEMIEHSKKQLLSTEKQIRAEFNKLHQFLKEEEESRLAALREEEEQKGKTISREMKRIQEQISSLSDSISAVEEDLQKHNVSFLSSYKPTQTRARDQCSLSDPQLVSGALIDVAKHLGNLSFTVWEKMKEKVHFSPVILDPNTANPCLYLSDDLTSVRRGDTNQQLPDNPERWTTYPDVLGSEGFSSGKHSWEVEVGDHPVWIVGLVKESADKGEKYASPEYGIWCLKHCDGKYTNGAGETVSVKKSLQRIRVQLDYDRGEVSFYDPEDMTHICTHRDTFTEKLFPYFGIGPAGDAKTTDIKICQTEISL from the coding sequence ATGGCTGAGAAAATTGCTCTTGTTGAAAGTTTCCTGAGTTGCCATGTGTGTTCAGAGACTTTCAGAGATCCTGTGTCTCTGACCTGCAACCACAGCTTCTGTTCAAGTTGTCTGCAAAAATTCTGGgaacaagctaaaaacaaaaactgtcccaTTTGCAAAAGAAAATCTTCAAAGGATTATCCATCCATCAACCTTTCTCTCAAAGACCTGGCTGACTCCTTTGCTAAGAGGCAGAATAATGATTCACCTGAGacggagaaagaaaaggagaaagaggaagtggtgTGTGATAAACATCCAGAAGTCCCTTATTGGTTCTGTGAGGATGAACAGAGAGCTGTGTgtcctgtctgtgagttttcTCTCCACCACGGTCACAAGGTGGTTCCTGTAGAACAAGCAGTCACTGACCTGAAGGACCAGCTGAAATCTGACTTAAAGTCTCTACAGGACAAGAGGAACAAATACGAAGATGTGgagaaaacatacaatgaaaTGATTGAACACTCCAAGAAGCAGCTGTTGtccacagagaagcagatcaGAGCAGAGTTCAACAAGCTCCACCAGttcctgaaagaggaagaggagtccaGACTGGCagctctgagggaggaagaggagcagaagggGAAGACtatcagcagagagatgaagaggattCAGGAGcagatctcctctctgtcagacagtatctctgctgttgaagaagacctgcagaaacacaacgTGTCATTCCTCAGCAGTTATAAACCCACTCAGACCAGAGCCAGAGACCAGTGCTCACTGTCAGATCCACAGCTGGTCTCAGGAGCACTGATAGAtgtggccaaacacctgggcaacctgtCCTTCACAGTctgggagaagatgaaggagaaggtcCACTTCAGTCCTGTCATTCTGGACCCAAACACTGCAAACCCctgtctctatctgtctgatgatctgaccagtgtgagacGTGGAGACACAAACCAGCAGCTCCCTGATAATCCAGAGAGATGGACTACGTATCCCGATGTTCTGGGCTCTGAGGGCTTCAGCTCAGGGAAACACAgctgggaggtggaggtgggagacCATCCTGTCTGGATTGTGGGTTTGGTTAAAGAGTCAGCTGACAAAGGAGAGAAATATGCTTCACCAGAATATGGAATCTGGTGTTTAAAGCATTGTGATGGAAAATACACTAATGGAGCTGGTGAGACTGTCAGTGTGAAGAAGAGTCTCCAGAGGATCAGAGTCCAGCTGGACTATGACAGGGGGGAGGTGTCCTTCTACGACCCTGAAGACATGACTCACATCTGCACTCACAGAGACactttcactgagaaactcttcCCTTATTTTGGTATTGGACCAGCTGGTGATGCTAAAACCACTGATATCAAAATCTGTCAAACTGAGATTTCTCTGTGA
- the LOC137168233 gene encoding zinc-binding protein A33-like, with the protein MAEKIALVESFLSCHVCSETFRDPVSLTCNHSFCSSCLQKFWEQAKNKNCPICKRKSSKDYPSINLSLKDLADSFAKRQNNDSSETEKEKEKEEVVCDKHPEVPYWFCEDEQRVVCPVCEFSLHQSHKVVPVEQAVSDLKDQLKSDLKSLQDKRNKYKQVEETYNEVIQHSKKQLLSTEKQIRAEFNKLHQFLKEEEESRLAALREEEEQKGKTISREMKRIQEQISSLSDSISAIEEDLQKHNVSFLSSYKPTQTRARDQCSLSDPQLVSGALIDVAKHLGNLSFIVWEKMKEKVHFSPVILDPNTANPRLYLSDDLTSVRREDTKQQLPDNPERYTYYATILGSEGFSSRKHSWEVEVGDHPVWNVGLVKESADKGEKCVSPEYGIWCLTHRSGKYTDGAGKTVRVKKSLQRIRVELDYDRGEVSFYDPEDMTHIYTHRDTFTEKLFPFFNLGPAGDAKTTDIKICQTGISL; encoded by the coding sequence ATGGCTGAGAAAATTGCTCTTGTTGAAAGTTTCCTGAGTTGCCATGTGTGTTCAGAGACTTTCAGAGATCCTGTGTCTCTGACCTGCAACCACAGCTTCTGTTCAAGCTGTCTGCAAAAATTCTGGgaacaagctaaaaacaaaaactgtcccatttgtaaaagaaaatcctCAAAGGATTATCCATCCATCAACCTTTCTCTCAAAGACCTGGCTGACTCCTTTGCTAAGAGGCAGAATAATGATTCATCTGAGacggagaaagaaaaggagaaagaggaagtggtgTGTGATAAACATCCAGAAGTCCCTTATTGGTTCTGTGAGGATGAACAGAGAGTTGTGTgtcctgtctgtgagttttcTCTCCACCAGAGTCACAAGGTGGTTCCTGTAGAACAAGCAGTCAGTGACCTGAAGGACCAGCTGAAATCTGACTTAAAGTCTCTACAGGACAAGaggaacaaatacaaacaagtgGAGGAAACATACAATGAAGTGATTCAACACTCCAAGAAGCAGCTGTTGtccacagagaagcagatcaGAGCAGAGTTCAACAAGCTCCACCAGttcctgaaagaggaagaggagtccaGACTGGCagctctgagggaggaagaggagcagaagggGAAGACtatcagcagagagatgaagaggattCAGGAGcagatctcctctctgtcagacagTATCTCTGCTATTGAAGAagacctgcagaaacacaacgTGTCATTCCTCAGCAGTTATAAACCCACTCAGACCAGAGCCAGAGACCAGTGCTCACTGTCAGATCCACAGCTGGTCTCAGGAGCGCTGATAGAtgtggccaaacacctgggcaacctgtCCTTCATAGTctgggagaagatgaaggagaaggtcCACTTCAGTCCTGTCATTCTGGACCCAAACACTGCAAACCCCCGTCTCTATCTGTCTGAtgatctgaccagtgtgagacgtgaagacacaaagcagcagctcCCTGATAATCCAGAGAGATACACTTATTATGCCACTATTCTGGGCTCTGAGGGCTTCAGCTCAAGGAAACACAgctgggaggtggaggtgggagacCATCCTGTCTGGAATGTAGGTTTGGTTAAAGAGTCAGCTGACAAAGGAGAGAAATGTGTTTCACCAGAATATGGAATCTGGTGTTTAACGCATCGCAGTGGAAAATACACTGACGGAGCTGGTAAGACTGTcagagtgaagaagagtctcCAGAGGATCAGAGTCGAGCTGGACTATGACAGGGGGGAGGTGTCCTTCTACGACCCTGAAGACATGACTCACATCTACACTCACAGAGACactttcactgagaaactcttcCCATTTTTTAACCTTGGACCAGCTGGTGATGCTAAAACCACTGATATCAAAATCTGTCAAACCGGGATTTCTCTGTGA
- the LOC137168243 gene encoding zinc-binding protein A33-like produces the protein MAEKIALFESFLSCHVYSETFRDPVSLTCNHSFCSSCLQKFWEQAKNKNCPICKRKSSKDYPSINLSLKDLADSFAKRQNNDSPETEKEKEKEEVVCDKHPEVPYWFCEDEQRAVCPVCDFLLHHGHKLVSIEQAVSDLKDQLKSDLKSLQDKRDKYKQVEKTYNEMVEHSKKQLLSTEKQIRAEFNKLHQFLKEEEESRLAVLREEEEQKGKTISREMKRIQEQISSLSDSISAVEEDLQKHNVSFLSSYKPTQTRARDQSSLSDPQLVSGALIDVAKHLGNLSFRVWEKMKEKVHFSPVILDPNTADPHLYLSDDLTSVRQGDTKQQLPDNPERSTKYADVLGSEGFSSGKHSWEVEVGDHPAWIVGLAKESIDRKGEIFASPEYGIWCLLHDSGKYTNGLGETVSVKKSLQRIRVQLDYDRGEVSFYDPEDMTHICTLRDTFTEKLFPYFGIGPAGDAETTDIKICQTEISL, from the coding sequence ATGGCTGAGAAAATTGCACTTTTTGAAAGTTTCCTGAGTTGCCATGTGTATTCAGAGACTTTCAGAGATCCTGTGTCTCTGACCTGCAACCACAGCTTCTGTTCAAGCTGTCTGCAAAAATTCTGGgaacaagctaaaaacaaaaactgtcccatttgtaaaagaaaatcctCAAAGGATTATCCATCAATCAACCTTTCTCTCAAAGACCTGGCTGACTCCTTTGCTAAGAGGCAGAATAATGATTCACCTGAGacggagaaagaaaaggagaaagaggaagtggtgTGTGATAAACATCCAGAAGTCCCGTATTGGTTCTGTGAGGATGAACAGAGAGCTGTGTGTCCTGTCTGTGATTTTCTTCTCCATCACGGTCACAAGTTGGTTTCTATAGAACAAGCAGTCAGTGACCTGAAGGACCAGCTGAAATCTGACTTAAAGTCTCTACAGGACAAGAGggacaaatacaaacaagtggagaaaacatacaatgaaaTGGTTGAACACTCCAAGAAGCAGCTGTTGtccacagagaagcagatcaGAGCAGAGTTCAACAAGCTCCACCAGttcctgaaagaggaagaggagtccaGACTGGCAGttctgagggaggaagaggagcagaagggGAAGACtatcagcagagagatgaagaggattCAGGAGcagatctcctctctgtcagacagtatctctgctgttgaagaagacctgcagaaacacaacgTGTCATTCCTCAGCAGTTATAAACCCACTCAGACCAGAGCCAGAGACCAGTCCTCACTGTCAGATCCACAGCTGGTCTCAGGAGCGCTGATAGAtgtggccaaacacctgggcaacctgtCCTTCAGAGTctgggagaagatgaaggagaaggtcCACTTCAGTCCTGTcattctggatccaaacactgcAGACCCCCATCTCTATCTGTCTGAtgatctgaccagtgtgagacAGGGagacacaaagcagcagctcCCTGATAATCCAGAGAGAAGCACTAAGTATGCCGATGTTCTGGGCTCTGAGGGCTTCAGCTCAGGGAAACACAgctgggaggtggaggtgggagacCATCCTGCCTGGATTGTGGGTTTGGCTAAAGAGTCAATTGACAGGAAGGGAGAGATATTTGCCTCACCAGAATATGGAATCTGGTGTTTACTGCATGACAGTGGAAAATACACTAATGGTCTTGGTGAGACTGTCAGTGTGAAGAAGAGTCTCCAGAGGATCAGAGTCCAGCTGGACTATGACAGGGGGGAGGTGTCCTTCTATGACCCTGAAGACATGACTCACATCTGCACTCTCAGAGACactttcactgagaaactcttcCCTTATTTTGGTATTGGACCAGCTGGTGATGCTGAAACCACTGATATCAAAATCTGTCAAACTGAGATTTCTCTGTGA